In Microbulbifer sp. GL-2, the following are encoded in one genomic region:
- a CDS encoding sigma-70 family RNA polymerase sigma factor, with amino-acid sequence MAQIQKLNSNGIAVRAPQNCQDDWSTLLTRVGTKRDRQAFERVFQHFAPLIKGFHHSRSTQALNTEAADELVQEVMLKVWHKAPSFDQGKASASTWIYTIMRNCRIDMLRRNQRYQHRDGNIDVADIWDETLESQPLLFLQHKRNERDIADGLSALPAEQSHILEKAYMEGKSHSEISQELRLPLGTVKSRVRLAMKKLQARFVR; translated from the coding sequence ACAAAAACTCAACAGCAATGGAATTGCAGTGAGAGCTCCCCAGAATTGTCAAGATGACTGGAGTACATTACTTACCAGGGTCGGCACAAAGCGTGATCGGCAAGCGTTTGAGCGTGTTTTTCAACATTTTGCCCCTCTGATTAAAGGTTTTCATCACAGCCGCAGCACTCAGGCACTTAATACTGAAGCGGCCGATGAACTGGTGCAGGAAGTGATGCTCAAGGTATGGCACAAGGCACCCAGTTTTGACCAGGGCAAAGCCTCAGCCAGTACCTGGATCTACACCATCATGCGCAATTGTCGGATCGACATGCTGCGCCGTAACCAGCGTTACCAACATCGGGATGGCAATATTGACGTGGCCGATATTTGGGATGAAACCCTGGAAAGCCAACCCTTGCTGTTTTTGCAACACAAACGCAATGAGCGGGATATTGCCGACGGCTTGAGCGCATTGCCCGCGGAACAGAGCCACATACTGGAAAAGGCTTATATGGAGGGGAAGTCCCACAGCGAAATTTCACAAGAGTTGCGCCTGCCGTTGGGCACAGTGAAATCCCGTGTGCGCCTGGCAATGAAGAAGCTACAAGCTCGGTTTGTCAGGTGA
- a CDS encoding ChrR family anti-sigma-E factor, producing the protein MIRHHPDKNQLLEYAAGTLARGPSLVIAAHVQMCADCRTHYHTLNSLGGSLLNESPAQPIQPNAFEHLMTRIDRIVEKNTVKEIKDREPEPLNNQGPALTNLPRVLQKLLAKNPARKWRKVSRSLQVCRVRTGQRDYEVAFHHLRSGAKLPEHDHRGQEFAVVLHGSFSDHNGIYGPGDFVFREPGQVHRPIATQDKDCLCFSAVGAPVAITGIRGLLLNPLIPFRPG; encoded by the coding sequence ATGATTCGACACCACCCTGATAAAAACCAGTTGCTGGAGTATGCCGCCGGCACTCTGGCACGCGGCCCCAGCCTGGTCATAGCCGCCCATGTACAAATGTGCGCAGATTGCCGCACCCACTACCACACCCTGAATAGCCTGGGTGGCTCCCTGCTCAACGAAAGTCCCGCACAACCTATCCAGCCCAATGCCTTTGAGCACCTGATGACACGTATCGATCGGATCGTGGAAAAAAATACAGTAAAAGAAATTAAGGACAGAGAACCGGAACCGCTCAATAATCAAGGCCCAGCTTTGACCAACTTACCGAGGGTTCTACAAAAACTGCTAGCAAAGAATCCAGCCCGAAAATGGAGAAAGGTGTCCCGCAGTTTGCAGGTATGCCGAGTCAGGACCGGGCAACGGGACTATGAAGTGGCCTTCCATCACCTACGCAGCGGTGCCAAGCTACCGGAGCACGACCACCGCGGGCAGGAATTCGCCGTAGTCCTGCACGGCAGTTTTTCCGATCACAACGGCATTTACGGGCCGGGAGATTTTGTATTTCGCGAGCCGGGGCAGGTGCACCGCCCCATTGCGACCCAGGATAAGGACTGCCTATGCTTCTCCGCTGTGGGTGCCCCAGTAGCAATCACCGGGATCAGAGGCTTACTACTTAACCCTTTGATCCCCTTCCGCCCAGGTTAA
- a CDS encoding Lrp/AsnC family transcriptional regulator, protein MAYLLDAIDKKILEILQQDATIPNIELAEKVCLSPSPCSRRVKNLNEQGFIKRAVTLLEPEKVGLPVSVFIQVTLNHQVKKELQDFESVIGQWPEVMECYLMTGDFDYLLRVVVPNLQAYQEFLDKKLTELPGIDHIKSSFSLKQVRYRTELPLDQLLEKKGQ, encoded by the coding sequence ATGGCCTATTTACTGGATGCCATCGACAAGAAGATCCTGGAGATTCTGCAACAGGATGCCACTATCCCCAATATTGAGCTGGCAGAAAAAGTCTGCCTCTCCCCTTCACCCTGTTCACGCCGGGTCAAGAACCTGAATGAACAAGGCTTTATCAAACGCGCCGTGACCTTACTGGAGCCGGAAAAAGTGGGGCTGCCGGTGAGCGTCTTTATCCAGGTTACCCTCAACCACCAGGTCAAAAAAGAATTACAGGACTTCGAATCCGTGATCGGTCAATGGCCGGAAGTCATGGAGTGCTACCTGATGACCGGAGACTTCGACTACCTGCTGCGTGTGGTGGTCCCCAACCTGCAGGCTTATCAGGAATTCCTGGACAAAAAACTTACCGAATTGCCAGGCATTGATCATATTAAGAGCAGTTTCTCCCTCAAACAGGTACGCTACCGTACTGAATTACCACTGGATCAGCTGCTGGAAAAGAAGGGACAGTAA
- a CDS encoding indolepyruvate ferredoxin oxidoreductase family protein, translating into MAMVEGDQELGFDTEYSLKAAFTRESGRVFLTGIDALVRLPLMQKRMDELAGLNTAGFISGYRGSPLGGYDQALWRHKKLLAGHDIHFEPGINEDLGATNIWGTQLVDHYRKQATRDGVFSIWYGKGHGVDRTADVFRQANVQGTAKLGGVLALCGDDHTAESSMFSHNTDQIFESVMMPLLFPASIDEYLTLGLAGIALSRFSGLWVGFKAITETVEAGASLVVPGLPQFTIPADFPIPPHGLNYDPHLNWPAERLEYERRMLEERLPAAQAFAYANRLDKTTHEARHKRFGIVTVGKAHGDLLEALKLLNLSEEDLHEAGISIFKVAMSWPLEPKGIGEFVDGMERLLVVEEKRPLVEDQLKNLLYGWDDGRRPKVVGKKDLNGDDLLPAIWGFGPDQVAKAIARWLADTDLAEKLLPLAEKLGGNVPAKACGLLAREPIFCAGCPHNTSTKLPEGSLGSAGIGCHIMALGKGLRTDTYSHMGGEGAHWVGLHRFSSAEHIFQNMGDGTYNHSGLLAIRQAVASKVNITYKILLNDAVAMTGGQPADGEVTAPSLAAQLLAEGVGEVVLLSENPNHWRDHRSLLPAQVKVLDRSELDAVQRRLRETPGVTAIIYEQVCAAEKRRRRKKKQMVDPAQRLLINQRVCEGCGDCSVQSSCIAVEPLETPYGRKRQINQSSCNKDMRCADGFCPSFVTVEGGELKKPPVQSLAESLDSAIAKLPVAHTAVLEQPLSILVAGIGGSGVLTVAALLGMAAHLEDKGSTTLYFTGLSQKNGAVVAHVKVGASPESITTARIRDGAAELLLGCDMVTAAGQRPKFATGKMRALVNTAEVPVAAFVRDNELAFPADATEQSIESLCAEYYAFDANKYAQALFGDTVASNLMIMGFACQKGLLPIGEAALERAIELNGVAVENNLRAFRAGRLLAVDPRAIEKLAVPAQPVKLIEPQESVEQLIARLATELSEYQNAAYAHQFTHRIEPLHRAELSLRGTTGELTRTAANSLYKAMAYKDEYEVARLYSGEDFQRQLRETFSGDYSLKFHMAPPLLARPDSSGRVRKMQFGPWMGKLMPLLAKGKVLRGTLMDVFGYSGERRAERDWARQVARAVEGIAAQLNTDNIAQARELLEIPLQVRGYGHVREQKFSQVQGRWQELYEVFVDRSGDRVTVSTSQ; encoded by the coding sequence ATGGCAATGGTCGAAGGCGATCAGGAGCTGGGCTTTGATACAGAGTATTCTCTCAAAGCCGCGTTTACTCGTGAATCGGGCCGGGTCTTTCTGACTGGTATTGACGCACTGGTGCGTCTGCCCCTGATGCAAAAGCGCATGGATGAGCTGGCCGGCCTCAATACCGCGGGCTTTATTTCCGGTTATCGTGGCTCCCCCCTTGGTGGCTATGACCAGGCCCTTTGGCGCCACAAAAAGCTGCTGGCAGGACACGATATTCACTTTGAGCCGGGGATCAATGAGGACCTCGGGGCTACCAATATCTGGGGCACACAGCTGGTTGACCACTATCGCAAGCAGGCCACCCGCGATGGGGTCTTTTCTATCTGGTATGGCAAGGGTCATGGTGTAGATCGCACCGCAGATGTATTCCGCCAGGCGAATGTCCAGGGTACTGCCAAGCTTGGCGGTGTGCTGGCGCTGTGCGGCGATGACCACACTGCAGAGTCTTCCATGTTCTCTCACAATACCGACCAGATTTTTGAGTCGGTGATGATGCCGCTGTTGTTCCCTGCTTCTATTGATGAATACCTGACCCTTGGGCTTGCAGGTATTGCACTGTCGCGCTTCTCCGGTTTGTGGGTGGGCTTCAAGGCCATTACTGAGACGGTAGAGGCTGGGGCATCGCTGGTAGTGCCGGGCCTGCCGCAGTTTACAATTCCTGCGGATTTCCCTATTCCCCCCCACGGTTTAAATTACGATCCACATTTGAACTGGCCAGCTGAGCGCCTGGAATACGAACGCCGTATGCTGGAGGAGCGCCTGCCGGCGGCCCAGGCTTTCGCTTATGCCAATCGCCTGGATAAAACCACCCATGAAGCCCGGCATAAACGTTTCGGCATCGTGACAGTGGGCAAAGCCCACGGCGACCTGCTGGAAGCCCTGAAGTTGCTCAATCTGAGCGAAGAGGATCTGCACGAAGCAGGCATTTCCATTTTCAAAGTGGCCATGTCCTGGCCCCTGGAGCCCAAGGGTATCGGCGAATTTGTCGATGGCATGGAGCGCCTGCTGGTTGTGGAAGAGAAGCGCCCATTGGTGGAAGACCAGCTGAAAAATCTTCTGTATGGCTGGGATGATGGGCGCAGGCCAAAAGTAGTGGGCAAGAAAGACCTGAATGGCGATGACCTGTTGCCGGCAATCTGGGGCTTTGGCCCTGATCAGGTGGCCAAAGCCATTGCCCGTTGGTTGGCGGATACAGACCTGGCGGAAAAACTACTCCCGTTGGCCGAGAAATTGGGTGGCAATGTACCGGCTAAGGCCTGCGGTCTCCTGGCACGCGAGCCAATTTTCTGTGCCGGGTGCCCACATAATACCTCCACCAAGTTGCCAGAGGGCAGCTTGGGCAGCGCTGGTATCGGCTGTCACATCATGGCTCTGGGCAAAGGTTTACGTACTGACACCTATTCCCATATGGGAGGAGAGGGCGCGCATTGGGTGGGCCTGCACCGTTTTTCCAGTGCGGAGCATATCTTCCAGAATATGGGCGACGGTACTTACAACCACTCCGGCTTGCTCGCTATTCGGCAGGCGGTGGCCAGTAAGGTCAATATCACTTATAAAATTTTGCTCAATGACGCGGTCGCTATGACCGGTGGCCAGCCCGCCGATGGCGAGGTGACTGCTCCCAGTCTTGCGGCCCAGCTGCTTGCCGAAGGTGTTGGTGAGGTGGTCCTGTTGAGTGAAAACCCTAATCACTGGCGAGATCACCGTAGCTTATTGCCCGCGCAAGTTAAGGTACTGGACCGTTCAGAACTGGATGCGGTGCAGCGCCGCTTACGCGAGACTCCTGGCGTTACTGCCATTATTTATGAGCAGGTGTGCGCGGCGGAGAAACGCCGCCGTCGTAAGAAAAAGCAGATGGTTGATCCCGCCCAAAGGCTGCTGATCAACCAGCGTGTCTGTGAGGGTTGTGGGGATTGCAGCGTACAGTCCAGTTGTATAGCTGTGGAACCGCTGGAAACTCCCTATGGGCGTAAACGCCAGATCAACCAGTCCAGCTGCAATAAGGATATGCGCTGCGCCGATGGCTTTTGTCCGAGTTTTGTAACTGTAGAGGGCGGCGAGCTGAAAAAGCCACCGGTGCAGTCCCTGGCCGAATCCCTGGACTCCGCCATTGCCAAGTTACCAGTTGCTCATACCGCCGTATTGGAGCAGCCACTCAGCATCCTGGTTGCCGGTATTGGTGGCAGTGGTGTGCTTACCGTGGCCGCTCTTTTGGGAATGGCGGCGCACCTGGAGGATAAAGGCAGTACAACCTTGTATTTCACCGGGTTGTCACAGAAAAATGGCGCGGTGGTGGCCCACGTAAAAGTTGGAGCCAGTCCAGAGTCTATTACCACCGCGCGTATCCGCGATGGTGCGGCAGAACTGCTGCTTGGCTGCGATATGGTGACTGCCGCGGGTCAGAGGCCGAAATTTGCCACTGGCAAGATGCGCGCTTTGGTGAATACTGCAGAAGTGCCGGTAGCGGCTTTTGTACGCGATAATGAGCTGGCTTTTCCAGCGGATGCCACTGAGCAGAGTATCGAATCCCTGTGTGCCGAGTACTACGCCTTCGATGCAAATAAATACGCCCAGGCGCTGTTTGGCGATACGGTGGCCAGTAACTTGATGATTATGGGGTTTGCCTGCCAGAAAGGACTATTGCCTATTGGCGAGGCGGCGCTGGAGCGTGCCATCGAGTTGAATGGTGTCGCGGTGGAAAATAACCTGCGCGCGTTCCGTGCGGGACGCCTGTTGGCTGTCGATCCAAGGGCGATTGAAAAACTGGCCGTTCCGGCGCAGCCAGTAAAATTGATTGAGCCCCAGGAAAGTGTGGAGCAACTGATCGCGCGCTTGGCGACAGAACTGAGCGAATACCAGAACGCTGCTTACGCTCACCAGTTTACACATCGCATAGAGCCTCTTCATCGGGCAGAACTGTCCCTGCGCGGTACTACCGGCGAGTTGACCCGGACGGCTGCCAACAGCCTTTACAAGGCCATGGCCTACAAGGATGAATACGAAGTAGCACGTCTTTATAGTGGCGAAGATTTCCAGCGCCAGCTGCGCGAGACCTTCAGTGGCGACTACTCCTTGAAGTTTCATATGGCACCACCTTTACTGGCGCGCCCAGATTCCAGTGGCAGGGTGCGCAAAATGCAGTTTGGTCCCTGGATGGGCAAGTTGATGCCTTTGTTGGCGAAAGGCAAGGTGCTGCGCGGCACACTTATGGATGTCTTTGGTTATTCCGGGGAGCGCCGTGCGGAGCGCGACTGGGCTCGCCAGGTGGCTCGGGCTGTAGAGGGGATTGCGGCCCAGCTCAACACGGACAATATTGCCCAGGCGCGCGAGCTACTGGAAATCCCTTTGCAGGTACGTGGTTACGGCCATGTGCGCGAGCAGAAGTTTTCCCAGGTGCAAGGGCGCTGGCAGGAATTGTATGAAGTGTTTGTCGACAGAAGTGGTGACCGGGTTACAGTGTCAACTTCCCAATAA